The Sander vitreus isolate 19-12246 chromosome 5, sanVit1, whole genome shotgun sequence genome includes a region encoding these proteins:
- the rab11fip1a gene encoding uncharacterized protein rab11fip1a isoform X1, with protein MSLADQSQQWYPTSVQVTVHQARNLRSKGKNGTNDAYAIIQVAKDKFSTSVSEKCVAPVWKEEASFDLPLFHPGNGDRCTLYVVVMHRAQVGLDKFLGQAVVNLLDLHDNKSGKKTDWFKLVDKSGKEDKVRGEVLLDIQFMRNNMSASMFDLSMQDKPRSRISKLKDKVRGKKKDGFSDSASAIVPSVSKGLTDSEGEADAQSLNQSPGVKKKSKLKTLFAPKSNLQRNISQSMSTLGTLPEKNSSLSSSRSSGLNVDSPEVKKKFKFLGHKRTGSSDSKLSQGPFSLLGRSKQSNSDLNNLCINGSHVYAEDAEPKSGSSLSLNSSGQGSAEDVRKHTSDVPPDSSFSIPVPSYKHESTDRATLEQQRHQEDEERRQAEVRRVAEAKRLEEEEKYKIEAKRLQEEEERRHREEQERKKRFLEDEAKRKKQKQTEEEKERRKQEEAAEHQKLEEERRRAEEQKRQEEASMSDRLTSLFGMIRKKEEKKEEVPQQATEEIPKTAPRSNISHRSNNPFEDIPLSSDPPVSSNESPADDQKSSLNQQKEKKVSAVKPRFTPSLESEPADCQLPSQLCPSPTPSESTLSSVPSESPDTFSSLHSSLAPPNISQSLSGSPRGSVEDLSCVGSSPTMADKKRRAPVPPLYKVLGTQPGGNTGPVREITNPAYAEADGPQQGRKVMSVPLPDYETLFPQKRHGVQGHTRWDHIIAEVNQKHRDSQEMSVDGPLEHEPSLRSSPPQESPAIRHYQTHPQETKPVSSKKVAAPAPPKSVSLPQPRSDSSQRRSQNTAQQSLMRSNLPAVPEPLNTSRESLSGTSRDGARTALRPPPAATSAPRPTSKVDLDTQDDEKQVQVTLKKDAPTAKPRPKANGKEPEQKDDSAVTPVVSDGNIQTLSSSRISSTDRKDGQERENFEFDPFPSTELLSKDPWAQLPRNQDIDDLFTGSVQKERKVEDRGMSQDDLDNIFSQEKHTDPFDFNGSDSKEPSEYRTKDEDSKHVNPAFQRRNSSRQKQIIPSTIRSDNNTSKSRKEPTYEAETTVTTAYQGLSARGVSNESIAPKLPADAKTQSKFNAGEDPFGAEPFTPTLTSPEPLQVVMEEPASQAGGKFPPDKPLRAWVSPSDVQPVSAQNSNGGGLAFTPRRPHPVKPMSLESQAPISSPAVKEIKVRESPPGKIQVAHSVQSGPYTQLTQEELITLVVRQQADLSRKDSQIVELEEYIDRLLVRVIEEQPSILQSLNASKPV; from the exons TTGGTTCAAGCTGGTGGACAAGAGTGGGAAAGAGGACAAGGTGCGAGGGGAGGTGCTGTTAGATATCCAGTTCATGAGGAACAACATGTCAGCTAGCATGTTCGACCTCTCCATGCAGGACAAACCGCGCTCCCGCATCTCCAAGCTGAAGGACAAAGTCCGGGGGAAGAAAAAGGACGGCTTCTCCGACTCTGCTTCGGCAATCGTTCCCTCTGTCAGCAAGGGCCTCACAGACAGCGAGGGAGAGGCTGACGCACAGTCCCTCAACCAGTCTCCGGGAGTGAAAAAGAAATCCAAGCTCAAAACCCTCTTTGCTCCCAAATCAAACTTGCAGCGAAACATCTCACAGTCCATGTCCACACTGGGGACCCTTCCCGAGAAGAATTCCTCGCTCAGTAGCAGCCGCTCATCTGGCCTCAATGTAGACTCTCCTGAAG ttaaaaagaaattcaaattCCTGGGACACAAGCGAACAGGAAGCTCTGACAGCAAGTTGTCTCAAGGTCCTTTCTCCCTACTGGGTCGCTCCAAGCAGAGCAACAGTGACCTGAACAACCTGTGCATCAACGGCAGCCACGTGTACGCAGAGGATGCAGAGCCCAAGAGTGGATCTAGTCTCAGTCTGAACAGCTCAGGCCAAGGATCAGCGGAGGATGTCCGCAAACACACCTCAGATGTCCCGCCAGATTCCTCTTTCAGCATACCTGTCCCCTCCTACAAGCATGAGTCTACAGACAGGGCAACACTGGAGCAGCAGCGCCATCAAGAGGATGAAGAGAGAAGGCAGGCAGAGGTGAGGCGCGTAGCAGAGGCCAAGAggctggaggaagaggagaaataCAAGATAGAGGCCAAGAGgctgcaggaggaagaggagcgcagACACCGGGAGGAACAGGAAAGAAAGAAACGCTTCCTTGAGGATGAAGCAAAGcggaagaaacagaaacagacagaggaggaaaaagagaggagaaagcaAGAGGAAGCAGCCGAACACCAGAAGCTGGAGGAGGAGCGGCGCAGAGCCGAGGAGCAGAAACGACAGGAGGAGGCATCCATGAGCGACCGGCTGACGTCTCTGTTTGGAATGATCCGaaagaaggaggagaaaaaggaggaggtaCCGCAGCAAGCTACAGAGGAGATACCCAAAACAGCCCCTCGCAGCAACATCTCCCACCGCTCCAACAACCCGTTTGAGGACATTCCCCTCAGCTCAGATCCTCCAGTCAGCAGTAATGAAAGCCCAGCTGATGATCAGAAATCCAGCCTCaaccaacaaaaagaaaaaaaagtgtccgcAGTCAAGCCCAG ATTTACTCCATCTCTGGAGTCTGAGCCCGCTGACTGCCAACTCCCCAGTCAGCTGTGTCCTTCCCCAACCCCGTCTGAGTCCACCCTCTCTAGTGTCCCATCTGAGTCCCCTGATACTTTCTCCAGTCTCCACTCATCCCTGGCTCCACCCAACATAAGTCAAAGCCTGTCTGGTTCTCCTCGTGGCAGCGTAGAGGATCTGTCCTGTGTGGGATCTTCACCCACCATGGCGGATAAGAAGAGAAGAGCCCCCGTGCCGCCCTTGTACAAAGTACTCGGGACCCAACCTGGAGGAAATACCGGCCCTGTCAGAGAGATCACGAACCCTGCATACGCAGAGGCAGATGGGCCGCAGCAAGGCAGAAAAGTAATGTCCGTACCGCTCCCTGATTATGAAACCCTCTTTCCTCAGAAGAGACACGGAGTGCAAGGGCACACTCGATGGGACCATATAATCGCTGAGGTCAATCAGAAACACAGGGACAGTCAAGAGATGAGTGTGGATGGCCCACTGGAGCATGAACCCAGTCTTAGGTCGTCACCCCCACAGGAGAGTCCCGCTATTAGGCATTATCAAACGCATCCTCAAGAGACAAAACCTGTGTCATCAAAAAAAGTTGCGGCCCCAGCTCCTCCTAAATCCGTCTCACTTCCACAACCTCGATCAGATTCTAGTCAAAGACGAAGCCAGAATACTGCTCAACAATCTCTCATGAGGTCTAATCTGCCCGCAGTCCCAGAACCTCTAAACACAAGCAGAGAAAGTCTCTCAGGGACGTCCAGGGATGGAGCAAGGACGGCGTTGCGCCCACCACCTGCAGCAACAAGTGCACCCAGACCAACTAGCAAAGTGGACTTGGATACGCAAGATGATGAAAAACAAGTGCAAGTCACTTTAAAGAAAGATGCACCCACAGCTAAACCCAGACCGAAGGCTAATGGCAAAGAGCCAGAACAGAAAGACGATTCTGCTGTGACACCAGTGGTCTCAGACGGTAACATCCAAACATTATCTAGTTCACGTATTAGCAGCACGGACAGGAAAGACGGGCAGGAACGGGAGAACTTTGAGTTTGACCCGTTCCCCAGCACTGAGCTTCTTTCCAAAGACCCATGGGCACAGCTGCCTCGGAACCAAGACATAGATGACCTTTTCACCGGCAGCGTACAAAAAGAGCGGAAAGTTGAAGACCGGGGAATGTCACAGGACGATCTTGATAACATTTTCAGTCAAGAGAAGCATACAGATCCATTTGATTTTAACGGCAGTGATTCAAAAGAACCCAGTGAGTACAGGACAAAAGATGAAGATTCAAAGCATGTCAATCCTGCTTTCCAAAGAAGGAATTCATCGAGACAAAAACAGATTATTCCGTCCACAATTCGCTCGGATAACAACACTTCCAAGTCTCGAAAAGAGCCCACATATGAAGCAGAAACAACCGTAACCACAGCTTATCAAGGCCTCTCCGCAAGAGGTGTTAGCAACGAGTCTATCGCACCGAAGCTTCCAGCTGATGCGAAAACGCAAAGCAAATTTAACGCAGGAGAGGATCCATTTGGAGCTGAGCCTTTTACCCCTACCTTGACTTCCCCAGAGCCCCTCCAGGTAGTTATGGAGGAACCAGCGTCTCAGGCGGGAGGCAAGTTTCCCCCAGACAAACCTTTGCGAGCATGGGTCTCACCCTCTGATGTTCAGCCTGTCAGTGCTCAGAATAGCAATGGAGGTGGGCTAGCCTTTACTCCACGCAG GCCTCATCCAGTGAAGCCCATGAGTTTAGAGAGCCAGGCTCCCATCAGCAGCCCCGCTGTGAAAGAGATAAAGGTCCGCGAGAGCCCACCGGGGAAGATTCAG GTGGCGCACTCGGTGCAGAGCGGCCCGTACACTCAGCTGACCCAGGAAGAGTTGATCACGCTGGTGGTGCGGCAGCAAGCCGACCTGTCCCGGAAGGACTCTCAGATCGTTGAGCTGGAGGAGTACATCGACAGACTGCTGGTCCGCGTCATAGAAGAGCAACCCAGCATCCTGCAGTCTCTGAACGCCTCCAAGCCAGTGTAA
- the rab11fip1a gene encoding uncharacterized protein rab11fip1a isoform X2, producing MRNNMSASMFDLSMQDKPRSRISKLKDKVRGKKKDGFSDSASAIVPSVSKGLTDSEGEADAQSLNQSPGVKKKSKLKTLFAPKSNLQRNISQSMSTLGTLPEKNSSLSSSRSSGLNVDSPEVKKKFKFLGHKRTGSSDSKLSQGPFSLLGRSKQSNSDLNNLCINGSHVYAEDAEPKSGSSLSLNSSGQGSAEDVRKHTSDVPPDSSFSIPVPSYKHESTDRATLEQQRHQEDEERRQAEVRRVAEAKRLEEEEKYKIEAKRLQEEEERRHREEQERKKRFLEDEAKRKKQKQTEEEKERRKQEEAAEHQKLEEERRRAEEQKRQEEASMSDRLTSLFGMIRKKEEKKEEVPQQATEEIPKTAPRSNISHRSNNPFEDIPLSSDPPVSSNESPADDQKSSLNQQKEKKVSAVKPRFTPSLESEPADCQLPSQLCPSPTPSESTLSSVPSESPDTFSSLHSSLAPPNISQSLSGSPRGSVEDLSCVGSSPTMADKKRRAPVPPLYKVLGTQPGGNTGPVREITNPAYAEADGPQQGRKVMSVPLPDYETLFPQKRHGVQGHTRWDHIIAEVNQKHRDSQEMSVDGPLEHEPSLRSSPPQESPAIRHYQTHPQETKPVSSKKVAAPAPPKSVSLPQPRSDSSQRRSQNTAQQSLMRSNLPAVPEPLNTSRESLSGTSRDGARTALRPPPAATSAPRPTSKVDLDTQDDEKQVQVTLKKDAPTAKPRPKANGKEPEQKDDSAVTPVVSDGNIQTLSSSRISSTDRKDGQERENFEFDPFPSTELLSKDPWAQLPRNQDIDDLFTGSVQKERKVEDRGMSQDDLDNIFSQEKHTDPFDFNGSDSKEPSEYRTKDEDSKHVNPAFQRRNSSRQKQIIPSTIRSDNNTSKSRKEPTYEAETTVTTAYQGLSARGVSNESIAPKLPADAKTQSKFNAGEDPFGAEPFTPTLTSPEPLQVVMEEPASQAGGKFPPDKPLRAWVSPSDVQPVSAQNSNGGGLAFTPRRPHPVKPMSLESQAPISSPAVKEIKVRESPPGKIQVAHSVQSGPYTQLTQEELITLVVRQQADLSRKDSQIVELEEYIDRLLVRVIEEQPSILQSLNASKPV from the exons ATGAGGAACAACATGTCAGCTAGCATGTTCGACCTCTCCATGCAGGACAAACCGCGCTCCCGCATCTCCAAGCTGAAGGACAAAGTCCGGGGGAAGAAAAAGGACGGCTTCTCCGACTCTGCTTCGGCAATCGTTCCCTCTGTCAGCAAGGGCCTCACAGACAGCGAGGGAGAGGCTGACGCACAGTCCCTCAACCAGTCTCCGGGAGTGAAAAAGAAATCCAAGCTCAAAACCCTCTTTGCTCCCAAATCAAACTTGCAGCGAAACATCTCACAGTCCATGTCCACACTGGGGACCCTTCCCGAGAAGAATTCCTCGCTCAGTAGCAGCCGCTCATCTGGCCTCAATGTAGACTCTCCTGAAG ttaaaaagaaattcaaattCCTGGGACACAAGCGAACAGGAAGCTCTGACAGCAAGTTGTCTCAAGGTCCTTTCTCCCTACTGGGTCGCTCCAAGCAGAGCAACAGTGACCTGAACAACCTGTGCATCAACGGCAGCCACGTGTACGCAGAGGATGCAGAGCCCAAGAGTGGATCTAGTCTCAGTCTGAACAGCTCAGGCCAAGGATCAGCGGAGGATGTCCGCAAACACACCTCAGATGTCCCGCCAGATTCCTCTTTCAGCATACCTGTCCCCTCCTACAAGCATGAGTCTACAGACAGGGCAACACTGGAGCAGCAGCGCCATCAAGAGGATGAAGAGAGAAGGCAGGCAGAGGTGAGGCGCGTAGCAGAGGCCAAGAggctggaggaagaggagaaataCAAGATAGAGGCCAAGAGgctgcaggaggaagaggagcgcagACACCGGGAGGAACAGGAAAGAAAGAAACGCTTCCTTGAGGATGAAGCAAAGcggaagaaacagaaacagacagaggaggaaaaagagaggagaaagcaAGAGGAAGCAGCCGAACACCAGAAGCTGGAGGAGGAGCGGCGCAGAGCCGAGGAGCAGAAACGACAGGAGGAGGCATCCATGAGCGACCGGCTGACGTCTCTGTTTGGAATGATCCGaaagaaggaggagaaaaaggaggaggtaCCGCAGCAAGCTACAGAGGAGATACCCAAAACAGCCCCTCGCAGCAACATCTCCCACCGCTCCAACAACCCGTTTGAGGACATTCCCCTCAGCTCAGATCCTCCAGTCAGCAGTAATGAAAGCCCAGCTGATGATCAGAAATCCAGCCTCaaccaacaaaaagaaaaaaaagtgtccgcAGTCAAGCCCAG ATTTACTCCATCTCTGGAGTCTGAGCCCGCTGACTGCCAACTCCCCAGTCAGCTGTGTCCTTCCCCAACCCCGTCTGAGTCCACCCTCTCTAGTGTCCCATCTGAGTCCCCTGATACTTTCTCCAGTCTCCACTCATCCCTGGCTCCACCCAACATAAGTCAAAGCCTGTCTGGTTCTCCTCGTGGCAGCGTAGAGGATCTGTCCTGTGTGGGATCTTCACCCACCATGGCGGATAAGAAGAGAAGAGCCCCCGTGCCGCCCTTGTACAAAGTACTCGGGACCCAACCTGGAGGAAATACCGGCCCTGTCAGAGAGATCACGAACCCTGCATACGCAGAGGCAGATGGGCCGCAGCAAGGCAGAAAAGTAATGTCCGTACCGCTCCCTGATTATGAAACCCTCTTTCCTCAGAAGAGACACGGAGTGCAAGGGCACACTCGATGGGACCATATAATCGCTGAGGTCAATCAGAAACACAGGGACAGTCAAGAGATGAGTGTGGATGGCCCACTGGAGCATGAACCCAGTCTTAGGTCGTCACCCCCACAGGAGAGTCCCGCTATTAGGCATTATCAAACGCATCCTCAAGAGACAAAACCTGTGTCATCAAAAAAAGTTGCGGCCCCAGCTCCTCCTAAATCCGTCTCACTTCCACAACCTCGATCAGATTCTAGTCAAAGACGAAGCCAGAATACTGCTCAACAATCTCTCATGAGGTCTAATCTGCCCGCAGTCCCAGAACCTCTAAACACAAGCAGAGAAAGTCTCTCAGGGACGTCCAGGGATGGAGCAAGGACGGCGTTGCGCCCACCACCTGCAGCAACAAGTGCACCCAGACCAACTAGCAAAGTGGACTTGGATACGCAAGATGATGAAAAACAAGTGCAAGTCACTTTAAAGAAAGATGCACCCACAGCTAAACCCAGACCGAAGGCTAATGGCAAAGAGCCAGAACAGAAAGACGATTCTGCTGTGACACCAGTGGTCTCAGACGGTAACATCCAAACATTATCTAGTTCACGTATTAGCAGCACGGACAGGAAAGACGGGCAGGAACGGGAGAACTTTGAGTTTGACCCGTTCCCCAGCACTGAGCTTCTTTCCAAAGACCCATGGGCACAGCTGCCTCGGAACCAAGACATAGATGACCTTTTCACCGGCAGCGTACAAAAAGAGCGGAAAGTTGAAGACCGGGGAATGTCACAGGACGATCTTGATAACATTTTCAGTCAAGAGAAGCATACAGATCCATTTGATTTTAACGGCAGTGATTCAAAAGAACCCAGTGAGTACAGGACAAAAGATGAAGATTCAAAGCATGTCAATCCTGCTTTCCAAAGAAGGAATTCATCGAGACAAAAACAGATTATTCCGTCCACAATTCGCTCGGATAACAACACTTCCAAGTCTCGAAAAGAGCCCACATATGAAGCAGAAACAACCGTAACCACAGCTTATCAAGGCCTCTCCGCAAGAGGTGTTAGCAACGAGTCTATCGCACCGAAGCTTCCAGCTGATGCGAAAACGCAAAGCAAATTTAACGCAGGAGAGGATCCATTTGGAGCTGAGCCTTTTACCCCTACCTTGACTTCCCCAGAGCCCCTCCAGGTAGTTATGGAGGAACCAGCGTCTCAGGCGGGAGGCAAGTTTCCCCCAGACAAACCTTTGCGAGCATGGGTCTCACCCTCTGATGTTCAGCCTGTCAGTGCTCAGAATAGCAATGGAGGTGGGCTAGCCTTTACTCCACGCAG GCCTCATCCAGTGAAGCCCATGAGTTTAGAGAGCCAGGCTCCCATCAGCAGCCCCGCTGTGAAAGAGATAAAGGTCCGCGAGAGCCCACCGGGGAAGATTCAG GTGGCGCACTCGGTGCAGAGCGGCCCGTACACTCAGCTGACCCAGGAAGAGTTGATCACGCTGGTGGTGCGGCAGCAAGCCGACCTGTCCCGGAAGGACTCTCAGATCGTTGAGCTGGAGGAGTACATCGACAGACTGCTGGTCCGCGTCATAGAAGAGCAACCCAGCATCCTGCAGTCTCTGAACGCCTCCAAGCCAGTGTAA